A single region of the Duganella sp. BuS-21 genome encodes:
- the ugpQ gene encoding glycerophosphodiester phosphodiesterase — protein MWPYPKIVAHRGGGTLAPENTVAGLRAGLAYGFRAVEFDVMLSRDGIGMVMHDPDFGRTVAGQGSVAGTDAAELAGMDAGSWFSPEFRDEPVPYYTQFIDYCKAQRIWMNVEIKPADGFEAATGAWVARVTRDSYAAELAAGDPAGYPLLSSFSYEALAAARDAAPELPRGYLLDNVPDDWQAQAGQLGAVAIHTNQKHLTRELASAIKAAGYGLFCYTVNDPARGREILSWGVDGFCTDRIDLIGPAFT, from the coding sequence ATGTGGCCGTATCCTAAAATTGTTGCACATCGCGGCGGCGGCACGCTGGCGCCGGAAAACACCGTGGCCGGGCTGCGCGCCGGACTGGCCTACGGCTTTCGCGCCGTCGAGTTCGACGTCATGCTGTCGCGCGACGGCATCGGCATGGTGATGCACGACCCGGATTTCGGCCGCACCGTGGCCGGGCAGGGCAGTGTGGCCGGCACTGACGCAGCGGAATTGGCCGGCATGGACGCCGGCAGCTGGTTCAGCCCCGAGTTCCGCGACGAACCGGTGCCGTACTACACGCAGTTTATCGATTACTGCAAGGCGCAGCGGATCTGGATGAATGTGGAAATCAAGCCGGCCGACGGTTTTGAGGCCGCCACCGGCGCCTGGGTAGCGAGAGTGACGCGCGACAGCTACGCCGCCGAATTGGCCGCCGGCGACCCGGCTGGCTATCCGCTGCTGTCCTCGTTCAGCTACGAGGCGCTGGCCGCCGCCCGCGACGCCGCCCCCGAGCTGCCGCGCGGCTACCTGCTGGATAACGTCCCGGACGACTGGCAGGCGCAAGCCGGGCAACTGGGCGCGGTGGCCATCCACACCAACCAGAAGCATTTGACGCGCGAGCTGGCGTCGGCGATCAAGGCGGCCGGCTACGGCCTGTTCTGCTACACCGTCAACGATCCGGCGCGCGGCCGCGAAATCCTGTCCTGGGGCGTGGACGGTTTCTGCACCGACCGTATCGACCTGATCGGCCCGGCCTTCACCTGA
- a CDS encoding FAD-binding protein, with the protein MVALVIAEHDNASLKASTLHTVTAAAQCGGDVHVLVAGSNAGAVATAAAAIAGVSKVIVADAAHFADGLAENVAEQVLAIAASYSHILAPATAYGKNILPRVAAKLDVAQISEITKVDSPDTFERPIYAGNAIATVQSSDKIKVITVRSTGFDAAAATGGSAATETAAAVADSGKSSFVGREVAKSDRPELTAAKIIVSGGRGMGSGEAFKILEPLADKLNAAMGASRAAVDAGYVPNDWQVGQTGKIVAPNLYIAVGISGAIQHLAGMKDSKTIVAINKDPEAPIFSVADYGIVGDLFDIVPQLVAELG; encoded by the coding sequence ATGGTCGCATTAGTTATCGCAGAACACGACAACGCTAGCCTGAAGGCGAGCACCCTGCACACCGTTACCGCAGCCGCACAATGCGGCGGCGACGTACACGTCCTGGTGGCCGGCTCCAACGCTGGCGCCGTCGCCACCGCTGCCGCCGCCATCGCCGGCGTCTCGAAAGTGATCGTTGCCGATGCAGCGCACTTCGCCGACGGCCTGGCCGAGAACGTTGCCGAGCAGGTGCTGGCAATCGCCGCCTCGTACAGCCACATCCTGGCCCCGGCCACCGCCTACGGCAAGAACATCCTGCCGCGCGTTGCCGCCAAGCTGGACGTGGCGCAGATTTCGGAAATCACCAAGGTCGACTCGCCGGACACCTTCGAGCGTCCGATCTACGCCGGTAACGCCATCGCCACCGTGCAGTCGAGCGACAAGATCAAGGTCATCACCGTGCGTTCGACCGGTTTCGACGCCGCTGCCGCCACCGGCGGTTCGGCCGCCACCGAAACCGCCGCTGCCGTGGCTGATTCGGGCAAGTCCTCGTTCGTCGGCCGCGAAGTGGCCAAGTCGGACCGTCCAGAGCTGACCGCCGCCAAGATCATCGTCTCCGGTGGCCGTGGCATGGGTTCGGGCGAAGCCTTCAAGATCCTGGAACCGCTGGCAGACAAGCTGAACGCCGCCATGGGCGCATCGCGCGCCGCCGTGGACGCGGGCTACGTGCCGAACGACTGGCAAGTGGGCCAGACCGGCAAGATCGTTGCGCCCAACCTGTACATCGCGGTCGGCATCTCCGGCGCGATCCAGCACCTGGCCGGCATGAAGGATTCGAAAACCATCGTCGCCATCAACAAAGATCCGGAAGCGCCGATCTTCTCCGTTGCCGACTACGGCATCGTAGGCGACCTGTTCGACATCGTGCCACAACTGGTTGCTGAACTGGGCTAA
- a CDS encoding CoA transferase, which translates to MTAPKALGHIRVLDLSRVLAGPWCSQNLADLGADVIKIERPGNGDDTRAWGPPYARDADGKDTTEAAYYLSANRGKRSVTVDIASAEGQQLIRELAAHSDVVLENYKVGQLKRYGLDYDSLQAVKPDLVYCSVTGFGQDGPYAHRAGYDFLIQGMGGLMSVTGERDDLPGGGPQKAGVALTDLMTGMYATIAILAALTHRDRSGAGQYIDMALLDVQVAMLANAGSNYLNSGKPPKRWGNAHPNIVPYQTFQCADGYIIVATGNDGQYQKFVEAGGRADLAFHERYATNPLRVKNRDELVPMLAEMVLQQSRDFWIVKLEQVGVPCGPINNLDEVYQNPQVQARGVVMEVPHPSAGTTKLVRSPMRMSATPTDNAVAPPLLGQHTDAVLRELLGRSDDDIAALRAQGVL; encoded by the coding sequence ATGACAGCTCCAAAAGCGCTGGGCCATATCCGCGTGCTCGACCTGAGCCGCGTGCTGGCGGGACCGTGGTGTTCGCAGAATCTCGCCGATCTCGGCGCCGACGTGATCAAGATCGAACGTCCCGGCAACGGCGACGACACCCGCGCCTGGGGCCCGCCCTACGCGCGCGACGCCGACGGCAAGGACACCACCGAAGCGGCCTACTACCTGTCCGCCAATCGCGGCAAGCGCTCGGTCACGGTCGACATCGCCAGCGCCGAAGGCCAGCAGCTGATCCGCGAACTGGCGGCGCACAGCGACGTGGTGCTGGAGAACTACAAGGTCGGCCAGCTCAAACGCTACGGCCTCGACTATGACTCGCTGCAAGCCGTCAAGCCGGACCTGGTGTACTGCTCGGTGACCGGCTTCGGCCAGGACGGCCCCTACGCGCACCGCGCCGGCTACGACTTTCTGATCCAGGGCATGGGCGGCCTGATGTCCGTCACCGGCGAGCGCGACGACCTGCCGGGCGGCGGTCCGCAGAAAGCCGGCGTGGCGCTGACCGACTTGATGACCGGCATGTACGCCACCATCGCCATCCTGGCCGCGCTGACGCACCGCGACCGCAGCGGCGCAGGCCAATACATCGACATGGCCCTGCTCGACGTGCAGGTGGCCATGCTGGCCAACGCCGGCAGCAACTACCTCAACAGCGGTAAGCCGCCCAAGCGTTGGGGCAACGCCCACCCGAACATCGTGCCCTACCAAACCTTTCAGTGCGCGGACGGCTATATCATCGTCGCCACCGGCAACGACGGGCAATACCAGAAGTTTGTGGAAGCCGGCGGCCGCGCCGACCTGGCCTTCCACGAGCGCTACGCCACCAATCCGCTGCGCGTGAAAAACCGCGACGAGCTGGTGCCGATGCTGGCCGAGATGGTGCTGCAACAGTCGCGCGATTTCTGGATAGTCAAGCTGGAGCAAGTCGGCGTGCCGTGCGGCCCGATCAACAACCTGGACGAGGTCTACCAGAACCCGCAAGTGCAGGCGCGCGGCGTGGTGATGGAAGTGCCGCACCCAAGCGCCGGCACGACCAAGCTGGTGCGCAGCCCGATGCGCATGTCCGCCACGCCGACCGACAACGCCGTCGCCCCGCCGCTGCTGGGCCAGCACACCGACGCCGTGCTGCGCGAACTGCTGGGCCGCAGCGACGACGACATCGCCGCCTTGCGCGCGCAAGGCGTGCTGTAA
- a CDS encoding NAD(P)-dependent alcohol dehydrogenase produces the protein MSQAHGYAAHDKHAHLVPFSFERRAPRAADVVIDILYSGVCHSDLHQAHDDWGGSIYPMVPGHEIIGRVIEVGSGVHKFKVGDLAGVGCLVDSCRHCAACEEDLEQYCEGGLTVTYNGRERDSGAPTYGGYSDFIVVDEHFAVKVSDQLDLKAVAPLLCAGITTYSPLRHWKVGPGQKVGVIGLGGLGHMGVKFAKAMGAQVVMITTSPDKGKDAQRLGADAVLLSTDADAMGAAANSFDFLLNTIPVPHDINPYLALLRRDRTMAMVGVLTELDPPPLGIGLILGRKSVAGSAIGGLKETQEMMDFCAEHNIVSDVEMIAIQDINQAWDRLLKNDVKYRFVIDMATLKQPS, from the coding sequence ATGTCCCAGGCACACGGCTACGCCGCCCACGACAAGCATGCCCATCTCGTCCCCTTCAGCTTCGAACGCCGCGCCCCGCGCGCCGCCGACGTGGTGATCGACATCCTGTATTCGGGCGTCTGCCACTCCGATTTGCACCAGGCGCACGACGACTGGGGCGGTTCCATTTACCCGATGGTGCCGGGCCATGAAATCATCGGCCGCGTGATCGAAGTCGGCAGCGGTGTGCACAAGTTCAAGGTCGGTGATTTGGCCGGCGTCGGCTGCCTGGTGGACTCCTGCCGCCATTGCGCGGCCTGCGAGGAAGACCTGGAGCAGTATTGCGAAGGCGGTCTCACCGTCACCTACAACGGCCGTGAGCGCGACAGTGGCGCCCCCACCTACGGCGGCTACTCCGACTTCATCGTGGTGGACGAGCACTTCGCGGTCAAGGTGTCCGACCAGCTGGACCTGAAAGCCGTGGCGCCGCTGCTGTGCGCCGGCATCACCACCTATTCGCCGCTGCGCCATTGGAAGGTCGGCCCCGGCCAGAAGGTCGGCGTGATCGGACTGGGCGGGCTGGGCCACATGGGGGTCAAGTTCGCCAAGGCCATGGGCGCGCAAGTGGTGATGATCACCACCTCGCCGGACAAGGGCAAGGATGCGCAGCGCCTTGGCGCCGACGCCGTGCTGCTCTCGACCGACGCCGACGCCATGGGCGCCGCCGCCAACAGTTTCGATTTCCTGCTCAACACCATCCCGGTGCCGCACGATATCAACCCCTACCTGGCCCTGCTGCGCCGCGACCGCACCATGGCCATGGTCGGCGTGCTGACCGAACTGGACCCGCCGCCGCTGGGCATAGGCCTGATCCTGGGACGCAAATCCGTGGCGGGATCGGCAATCGGCGGGCTCAAGGAGACTCAGGAAATGATGGACTTTTGTGCCGAGCACAACATCGTCAGCGACGTCGAG
- the alaS gene encoding alanine--tRNA ligase: MKSSEIREKFLKFFESKGHTIVRSSSLVPGNDPTLLLTNSGMVQFKDVFTGTDSRPYSRATSVQRCVRAGGKHNDLENVGYTARHHTFFEMLGNFSFGDYFKRDAINFAWELLTKVYLLPADKLTVTVYQEDDEAYDIWAKEVGVPKERIIRIGDNKGARYASDNFWQMADTGPCGPCTEIFYDHGADIWGGPPGSPDEDGDRFIEIWNLVFMQFNRDEAGVLHKLPKQSVDTGMGMERLAAVLQHVHSNYEIDLFQALIKAAARETGATDLENKSLRVIADHIRSAAFMIVDGVIPGSEGRAYVLRRIIRRALRHGHKLGQTKPFFYKLVADLAIEMGGAYPELEEAKGNVANMLKAEEERFGETLETGMKVLEAQLAKDATGIDGATAFTLYETYGFPPDLTADICRERNITFDQEGYDVALKESQELSRKGGKSAKDSKVEYSGEKNKFVGYDKLSHANAKVVALYAAGTAVQELTAGQAGIVVLDTTPFYAESGGQVGDQGVIATATAQFTVSDTLKVQADVFGHHGVLASGALKVGDAVCADVDQAKRARTIRNHSATHLMHKALREVLGSHVAQKGSLVDPDKTRFDFSHNAPLTAEQIAEVEAKVNQEILENHPTKAQHMSFDDAVKHGAMALFGEKYGDEVRVLDIGTSKELCGGVHVQRTGDIGLFKIISEGGVAAGIRRVEAVTGEGALALVQGMARKLNEAAAALKSNPEELTVKIVAVQDQVKSLEKELAALKSKLASGQGDELAGQAVDVKGIKVLAATLDGADVTALRETMDKLKDKLKTAAIVLASVNDGKVSLIAGVTADSTSKVKAGELVNFVAQQVGGKGGGRPDMAQAGGTDPSGLAAALAGVSAWVGERA, translated from the coding sequence ATGAAATCATCTGAAATCCGCGAGAAGTTCCTCAAATTTTTTGAGTCCAAAGGTCACACGATTGTTCGTTCCAGCTCCCTGGTGCCTGGCAACGACCCAACCCTGCTACTGACCAACAGCGGCATGGTGCAGTTCAAGGACGTGTTCACCGGCACCGACAGCCGCCCGTACAGCCGCGCCACCTCGGTGCAGCGCTGCGTGCGCGCCGGCGGCAAGCACAACGATCTGGAAAACGTCGGCTACACCGCGCGTCACCACACTTTCTTTGAAATGCTGGGCAACTTCAGCTTCGGCGACTATTTCAAGCGCGACGCCATCAACTTCGCCTGGGAATTGCTGACCAAGGTCTACCTGCTGCCGGCCGACAAGCTGACCGTCACCGTCTACCAGGAAGATGACGAAGCCTACGATATCTGGGCCAAGGAAGTGGGCGTGCCGAAAGAGCGCATCATCCGCATCGGCGACAACAAGGGCGCGCGCTACGCTTCGGACAACTTCTGGCAAATGGCCGACACCGGTCCATGCGGCCCGTGCACCGAGATCTTCTACGACCATGGCGCCGACATCTGGGGCGGTCCTCCAGGCTCGCCGGACGAAGACGGCGACCGCTTCATCGAAATCTGGAACCTGGTGTTTATGCAGTTCAACCGCGACGAAGCCGGCGTGCTGCACAAGCTGCCGAAGCAATCGGTCGACACCGGCATGGGCATGGAACGCCTGGCCGCCGTGCTGCAGCATGTGCATTCGAACTACGAGATCGACCTGTTCCAGGCCTTGATCAAGGCCGCCGCGCGCGAAACCGGCGCTACCGACCTGGAAAACAAATCGCTGCGCGTGATCGCCGACCACATCCGTTCGGCCGCCTTCATGATCGTTGACGGCGTGATTCCGGGCAGCGAAGGCCGGGCCTATGTGCTGCGCCGCATCATCCGCCGCGCGCTGCGTCACGGCCACAAACTGGGCCAGACCAAGCCGTTCTTCTACAAGCTGGTGGCCGACCTGGCGATCGAAATGGGCGGCGCCTATCCGGAGCTGGAAGAAGCCAAGGGCAACGTCGCCAATATGTTGAAAGCGGAAGAAGAGCGCTTCGGCGAAACGCTGGAAACCGGCATGAAAGTGCTGGAAGCGCAGCTGGCCAAGGATGCCACCGGCATTGACGGCGCCACCGCCTTCACCCTGTACGAGACCTACGGCTTCCCGCCGGACCTGACCGCCGACATCTGCCGCGAACGCAACATCACGTTCGACCAGGAAGGCTACGACGTCGCCCTCAAGGAAAGCCAGGAACTGTCGCGCAAGGGCGGCAAGTCGGCCAAGGACAGCAAGGTTGAATACTCGGGCGAGAAGAACAAATTCGTCGGCTACGACAAGCTGAGCCACGCCAACGCCAAAGTGGTCGCGCTGTACGCGGCCGGCACGGCGGTGCAGGAACTGACGGCCGGCCAGGCCGGCATCGTGGTGCTCGACACCACGCCGTTCTATGCCGAATCGGGCGGCCAGGTGGGCGACCAGGGCGTGATCGCCACGGCCACTGCGCAGTTCACTGTCAGCGACACGCTGAAGGTGCAGGCCGACGTGTTCGGTCACCACGGCGTGCTGGCCTCCGGCGCGCTGAAAGTGGGCGATGCGGTCTGCGCCGACGTCGACCAGGCCAAGCGCGCACGCACCATCCGCAACCACTCGGCCACCCACCTGATGCACAAGGCATTGCGTGAAGTGCTGGGTTCGCACGTGGCGCAAAAAGGCTCGCTGGTCGATCCGGACAAAACCCGTTTCGACTTCAGCCACAACGCGCCGCTGACGGCCGAGCAGATCGCCGAAGTGGAGGCCAAGGTCAATCAAGAGATCCTGGAAAATCACCCGACCAAGGCCCAGCACATGTCGTTCGACGACGCCGTCAAGCATGGCGCCATGGCGCTGTTTGGCGAGAAGTACGGCGACGAAGTGCGCGTGCTCGATATCGGTACCTCGAAAGAGCTGTGCGGCGGTGTGCACGTGCAGCGCACCGGCGACATCGGCCTGTTCAAGATTATTTCGGAAGGCGGCGTGGCAGCCGGCATCCGCCGCGTCGAAGCCGTCACCGGCGAAGGCGCGCTGGCGCTGGTGCAGGGCATGGCCCGCAAGCTGAACGAAGCGGCCGCCGCGCTGAAATCGAACCCGGAAGAACTGACCGTCAAGATCGTCGCCGTGCAGGACCAGGTGAAATCGCTGGAGAAGGAACTGGCGGCGCTGAAATCCAAGCTGGCATCGGGCCAGGGCGATGAGCTGGCCGGCCAGGCGGTCGATGTCAAGGGCATCAAGGTGCTGGCGGCAACGCTGGACGGCGCCGACGTCACCGCGCTGCGCGAAACCATGGACAAGCTGAAGGACAAGCTGAAGACCGCCGCCATCGTGCTGGCTTCCGTCAACGACGGCAAGGTCAGCCTGATCGCCGGCGTCACGGCGGACTCGACCTCCAAGGTCAAGGCTGGCGAACTGGTCAACTTCGTCGCACAACAAGTGGGCGGCAAGGGCGGTGGACGCCCTGATATGGCGCAGGCCGGCGGCACCGATCCTAGTGGTCTGGCGGCGGCGCTGGCCGGCGTTTCAGCATGGGTGGGCGAGCGCGCTTAA
- a CDS encoding sulfurtransferase TusA family protein, which produces MTETILENEIIEFHKELDARGLNCPLPILKAKKALAELQSGEVLRIMATDPGSVRDFQAFCKQTGNALLSHVQIGREFVFLMQRK; this is translated from the coding sequence ATGACCGAAACGATACTTGAAAACGAAATCATCGAATTCCACAAGGAACTCGACGCCCGCGGTTTGAACTGCCCGCTGCCTATCCTCAAAGCCAAGAAGGCGTTGGCGGAGCTGCAGAGCGGCGAAGTGCTGCGCATTATGGCGACCGACCCGGGTTCCGTGCGCGACTTCCAGGCATTCTGCAAGCAGACCGGCAATGCCCTGTTGTCGCACGTCCAGATCGGCCGTGAGTTTGTCTTTTTGATGCAGCGCAAATAA
- a CDS encoding M48 family metalloprotease: MARIATLSRIAALLLAAQLVHAAPTQQQLVARAAVMYADRLAVLSIDAHAAFTARVRAIAEVLIAQARRDYPDTAGWAWEVHSTDDTDQNADCMAGGKILVSQPYVERLALSDAELAMLLAHEIEHAALRHNLLEYEAALRLEPAWAQHPFIELEYAVDHDMALIGKLAATNYAQEEEADREGLRLAWRAGWPAERLAGYFRKMLRASDWPRRSKPDYPSPAQRWRAAQALAADLQKNVQPSD; this comes from the coding sequence ATGGCAAGGATAGCAACGTTATCACGAATCGCCGCCCTGCTGCTAGCGGCGCAGCTGGTCCATGCCGCACCCACGCAGCAGCAGCTGGTGGCGCGCGCCGCCGTGATGTACGCCGACCGCCTGGCCGTGCTCTCCATCGACGCCCACGCCGCCTTCACCGCCCGCGTGCGCGCCATCGCCGAGGTGTTGATCGCGCAGGCCCGGCGCGATTATCCGGACACCGCCGGCTGGGCCTGGGAGGTCCACAGCACCGACGACACCGACCAGAACGCCGACTGCATGGCCGGCGGCAAGATCCTGGTCAGCCAGCCCTATGTCGAGCGGCTCGCGCTCAGCGATGCCGAGCTGGCCATGCTGCTGGCGCACGAAATCGAACACGCCGCCCTGCGCCACAACCTACTGGAGTACGAGGCGGCGCTGCGGCTGGAGCCGGCCTGGGCCCAGCACCCGTTCATCGAGCTGGAATACGCGGTCGACCATGACATGGCCCTGATCGGCAAGCTGGCCGCCACCAACTACGCGCAGGAAGAAGAAGCCGACCGCGAAGGCCTGCGCCTGGCGTGGCGCGCCGGCTGGCCGGCCGAACGTCTGGCCGGCTACTTCCGCAAGATGCTGCGCGCCAGCGACTGGCCGCGCCGCAGCAAGCCCGACTATCCATCGCCGGCGCAACGCTGGCGCGCGGCGCAGGCGCTGGCAGCAGACTTGCAAAAAAACGTGCAGCCAAGCGACTGA
- a CDS encoding electron transfer flavoprotein subunit beta/FixA family protein codes for MKVLVPVKRVVDYNVKVRVKSDGTGVDIANVKMSMNPFDEIAVEEATRLKEAGKVTEVIAVSAGVSQCQETLRTAMAIGADRGILVETAVELEPLAVAKLLKALADKEQPQLIILGKQAIDDDSNQTGQMLAALLGWPQATFASKVVLEDGKVTVTREVDGGLETLALTLPAIITTDLRLNEPRYVTLPNIMKAKKKTLDVTKPEDLGVDVTPRLKTVKVAEPAKRSAGIKVPDVATLVAKLRTEAKVI; via the coding sequence ATGAAAGTCTTGGTACCCGTCAAACGTGTGGTCGACTACAACGTCAAGGTGCGTGTGAAGTCCGATGGCACCGGTGTTGATATCGCCAACGTCAAAATGTCGATGAACCCATTCGATGAGATCGCTGTCGAAGAAGCGACCCGTTTGAAAGAAGCCGGCAAGGTCACCGAAGTGATCGCCGTGTCCGCTGGCGTGAGCCAGTGCCAGGAAACCCTGCGCACCGCCATGGCCATCGGCGCCGATCGCGGCATCCTGGTGGAAACCGCCGTTGAGCTGGAGCCGCTGGCGGTCGCCAAGCTGCTGAAAGCGCTGGCCGACAAGGAACAGCCACAGCTGATCATCCTGGGCAAGCAGGCCATCGACGACGACTCCAACCAGACCGGCCAGATGCTGGCTGCGCTGCTGGGCTGGCCGCAGGCGACCTTCGCCTCGAAAGTGGTGCTGGAAGACGGCAAAGTCACCGTCACCCGCGAAGTGGACGGCGGCCTGGAAACCCTGGCGCTGACCCTGCCGGCCATCATCACCACCGACCTGCGCCTGAACGAGCCGCGCTACGTGACCCTGCCGAACATCATGAAAGCGAAGAAGAAAACGCTGGATGTGACCAAGCCGGAAGACCTGGGCGTCGACGTGACCCCGCGCCTGAAAACCGTCAAAGTCGCCGAGCCTGCAAAACGCTCGGCCGGCATCAAAGTACCGGACGTCGCTACCTTGGTCGCAAAACTGCGCACCGAAGCTAAAGTCATCTAA
- a CDS encoding LysR family transcriptional regulator, whose amino-acid sequence MQLDNLSHLAVFAAVARHGSFRKAAAELALSASAVSYAVRTLEDRLGVGLFNRTTRSVALTEAGKHLLERLQPALGGVKTALEEMNMFRASPAGTLRINCSRDAAVMVIGPLIERYLTAYPDISLDIVSDDGMVDIVDRGFDLGIRYAEHVPEDMIAVPVWPGQRFLVVGAPSYLARHGVPRQPDDLMRHNCVRFRFPRGNFYKWELGKGEVKLELDVQGRLSVGDSQLALRAALDGVALTFLPEFRLQPYLEQGRLVRVLEDWCPPSTRLMMYYPRQRRMSSALRAFVDMARIPGENLI is encoded by the coding sequence ATGCAGCTAGACAATCTGTCCCACCTGGCCGTGTTTGCTGCTGTCGCGCGCCACGGCAGCTTCCGCAAGGCGGCGGCCGAGCTGGCCTTGTCGGCGTCGGCGGTCAGTTATGCGGTGCGCACGCTGGAGGACCGGCTCGGCGTCGGCCTGTTCAACCGCACCACGCGCAGCGTCGCGCTGACCGAGGCCGGCAAGCATTTGCTCGAGCGCCTGCAGCCGGCGCTCGGCGGCGTCAAGACGGCGCTGGAGGAAATGAATATGTTCCGCGCCTCGCCGGCCGGCACCCTGCGCATCAACTGCTCGCGCGACGCGGCGGTGATGGTGATCGGTCCCCTGATCGAGCGCTACCTGACGGCCTATCCCGACATCTCGCTCGACATCGTCAGCGACGATGGCATGGTCGATATCGTTGATCGCGGCTTCGACCTCGGCATACGCTACGCCGAGCACGTGCCGGAAGACATGATCGCCGTGCCGGTATGGCCGGGGCAGCGCTTTCTGGTGGTGGGAGCGCCATCCTATCTGGCGCGGCACGGCGTGCCGCGGCAGCCGGACGATCTGATGCGGCACAACTGTGTGCGCTTCCGTTTCCCGCGCGGGAATTTCTACAAGTGGGAACTCGGCAAGGGCGAGGTCAAGCTGGAGCTCGATGTGCAGGGCCGCTTGTCGGTCGGCGATTCGCAACTGGCGCTGCGCGCTGCGCTGGACGGCGTGGCGCTGACCTTCCTGCCCGAGTTCCGGCTGCAACCCTATCTGGAGCAGGGGCGGCTGGTACGCGTGCTGGAGGATTGGTGTCCTCCGAGCACGCGCCTGATGATGTACTACCCGCGCCAACGCCGCATGTCGTCGGCCCTGCGCGCCTTTGTCGACATGGCCCGCATTCCCGGCGAAAACCTTATTTGA